From Streptomyces sp. TLI_235, a single genomic window includes:
- a CDS encoding RNAse PH: MSRIDGRTPDQLRPITIERGWSKHAEGSVLVSFGDTKVLCTASVTEGVPRWRKGSGEGWVTAEYSMLPRATNTRGDRESVRGKIGGRTHEISRLIGRSLRAVIDHRALAENTIVLDCDVLQADGGTRTAAITGAYVALVDAVAWARDKKILRAKGQPITGGVSAVSVGIIDGTPMLDLRYEEDVRAETDMNIVCTSDGRFVEVQGTAEGAPFDRALLDQLLDLGTLGCAELDEIQHKALRDLEG, translated from the coding sequence ATGTCACGCATCGACGGCCGCACCCCCGACCAGCTCCGCCCCATCACCATCGAACGAGGCTGGAGCAAGCACGCCGAAGGCTCCGTCCTCGTCTCCTTCGGCGACACCAAAGTCCTCTGCACCGCCAGCGTCACCGAAGGCGTCCCCCGCTGGCGCAAGGGCAGCGGCGAAGGCTGGGTCACCGCCGAGTACTCCATGCTCCCCCGCGCCACCAACACCCGCGGAGACCGCGAATCCGTCCGCGGCAAGATCGGCGGCCGCACCCACGAGATCAGCCGCCTCATCGGCCGCTCGCTGCGCGCCGTCATCGACCACCGCGCCCTCGCCGAGAACACCATCGTCCTCGACTGCGACGTCCTCCAAGCCGACGGCGGCACCCGCACCGCCGCCATCACCGGCGCCTACGTCGCCCTCGTCGACGCCGTCGCCTGGGCCCGCGACAAGAAGATCCTCCGCGCCAAGGGCCAGCCCATCACCGGCGGCGTCAGCGCCGTCAGCGTCGGCATCATCGACGGCACCCCCATGCTCGACCTCCGCTACGAAGAAGACGTCCGCGCCGAGACCGACATGAACATCGTCTGCACCTCCGACGGCCGCTTCGTCGAGGTCCAGGGCACCGCCGAAGGCGCCCCCTTCGACCGCGCCCTCCTCGACCAGCTCCTCGACCTCGGCACCCTCGGCTGCGCCGAACTCGACGAGATCCAGCACAAGGCCCTCCGCGACCTCGAAGGCTGA
- a CDS encoding membrane peptidoglycan carboxypeptidase: MTRAQRANNPAGESHHRPGKDTATRTDPPAQRGSAAAPAAPGTPARPAPAPAAPPGRAPGPRRPDREQERPYETGPTPGTRRDRRRLRRRARRDRRRALPRWRRAIPTWRTSLTLGGGGLLLAAGTFAALYLAVPVPDPNAHALAQSNVYYYADGTTEIARTGAVNREDVTLDQVPAHVRDAVVSAEDRSFYRNRGIDLKGMLRAAWQNVSHLGQGGRAFQGGSTITQQYVKNYYLTQEQTLTRKARELFISLKVDRQDSKDEILAGYLNTSYFGRGAYGVQTAARAYFGTDAAHLDLAQGAYLAALLQAPSAYDVRTASPANREKAVARWNYVLDGMVTLGFLDPATRAATTFPEVLDPQPAGGLEGQAGYLVDIADDWLTQTGVLDTATLKAGGWRITTTFDKNRQDAFVNAVKQELTAELDPGARPRTDTDVRVAGASVEPGTGRIVAAYGGPDYAVQPYNDALRQDNQVGSTFKPIDLAAALEGDRTSQDNKPITTQSLYDGTSGRVVVGGPTPYAPPNEDNENHGQITLREAMMRSVNSVYAQLGIDAGLDNVRRTAIRLGLPDSLQGMDPDHSSMTLGTATPSALDLAAVYAALANHGQAVRPWAVSALDRPGTGDRPVLPAHEATTAVSRTSADAVTDVLRDTVGPRGTGATAQALGRPAAGKTGTTDDNRSAWFAGYTPELATVVGLFREDKKTHAKESLAGTAGYERVNGGTFPARIWTSYMGAALNGAPVAQFDLQPGPGNTEPPSPSAQAPAAPKAKPKPKPKPKPKAPAPAVKRPAGRPAAPAPAPGLPPVPRPTGPARP, encoded by the coding sequence ATGACCCGAGCGCAGCGAGCCAACAACCCGGCGGGCGAGAGCCACCACCGCCCCGGGAAGGACACCGCCACGCGCACCGATCCGCCCGCCCAGCGCGGCTCCGCGGCCGCCCCCGCGGCCCCCGGCACGCCCGCCCGGCCGGCCCCCGCGCCCGCCGCCCCACCGGGCCGGGCCCCCGGACCGCGCCGCCCCGACCGCGAGCAGGAGCGGCCGTACGAGACCGGCCCCACGCCCGGCACCCGCCGCGACCGCCGCCGACTGCGCCGCAGGGCCCGCCGCGACCGCCGCCGCGCCCTCCCCCGCTGGCGCCGGGCCATCCCCACCTGGCGCACGTCCCTGACCCTCGGCGGCGGCGGCCTGCTGCTCGCCGCGGGCACCTTCGCCGCGCTCTACCTCGCGGTGCCCGTCCCCGACCCCAACGCGCACGCCCTCGCCCAGAGCAACGTCTACTACTACGCCGACGGCACCACCGAGATCGCCCGCACCGGCGCCGTCAACCGCGAGGACGTGACACTGGACCAGGTCCCCGCGCACGTCCGGGACGCCGTCGTCTCCGCCGAGGACCGCAGCTTCTACCGCAACCGCGGCATCGACCTCAAGGGCATGCTCCGCGCCGCCTGGCAGAACGTCAGCCACCTGGGCCAGGGCGGCCGGGCCTTCCAGGGCGGCTCCACCATCACCCAGCAGTACGTCAAGAACTACTACCTGACGCAGGAACAGACCCTCACCCGCAAGGCCCGCGAGCTGTTCATCTCGCTCAAGGTCGACCGGCAGGACAGCAAGGACGAGATCCTCGCCGGCTACCTCAACACCAGCTACTTCGGCCGCGGCGCCTACGGCGTGCAGACCGCCGCCCGCGCCTACTTCGGCACCGACGCCGCCCACCTCGACCTCGCCCAGGGCGCCTACCTCGCTGCCCTGCTGCAGGCCCCCAGCGCCTACGACGTCAGGACCGCCTCCCCCGCCAACCGCGAGAAGGCCGTCGCCCGCTGGAACTACGTCCTCGACGGCATGGTCACCCTCGGCTTCCTCGACCCGGCCACCCGCGCCGCGACCACCTTCCCCGAAGTCCTCGACCCGCAGCCCGCCGGCGGCCTCGAAGGCCAGGCGGGCTACCTCGTCGACATCGCCGACGACTGGCTCACCCAGACCGGCGTCCTCGACACCGCCACCCTCAAGGCCGGCGGCTGGCGGATCACCACCACCTTCGACAAGAACCGCCAGGACGCCTTCGTCAACGCCGTCAAGCAGGAGCTCACCGCCGAACTCGACCCGGGCGCCCGCCCCCGCACCGACACCGACGTCCGGGTCGCCGGCGCCTCCGTCGAACCCGGCACCGGCCGCATCGTCGCCGCCTACGGCGGGCCCGACTACGCCGTGCAGCCCTACAACGACGCCCTCCGCCAGGACAACCAGGTCGGCTCCACCTTCAAGCCCATCGACCTCGCCGCAGCCCTGGAGGGCGATCGCACCAGCCAGGACAACAAGCCCATCACCACCCAGTCCCTGTACGACGGCACCAGCGGCCGCGTCGTCGTCGGCGGCCCCACCCCCTACGCCCCGCCCAACGAGGACAACGAGAACCACGGCCAGATCACCCTGCGCGAGGCCATGATGCGCTCGGTGAACTCCGTCTACGCCCAGCTCGGCATCGACGCCGGACTCGACAACGTCCGCCGCACCGCGATCCGCCTGGGCCTGCCCGACAGCCTCCAGGGCATGGACCCGGACCACAGCTCGATGACCCTCGGCACCGCCACCCCCAGCGCCCTCGACCTCGCCGCCGTCTACGCCGCCCTCGCCAACCACGGCCAGGCGGTCCGGCCGTGGGCGGTCAGCGCGCTGGACCGGCCCGGCACCGGCGACCGGCCCGTGCTGCCCGCCCACGAGGCGACCACCGCCGTGAGCCGCACCAGCGCCGACGCCGTCACCGACGTGCTGCGCGACACCGTCGGCCCCCGCGGCACCGGCGCCACCGCGCAGGCCCTCGGCCGCCCCGCCGCCGGAAAGACCGGCACCACCGACGACAACCGGTCCGCCTGGTTCGCCGGCTACACCCCCGAACTCGCCACCGTGGTCGGCCTGTTCCGCGAGGACAAGAAGACCCACGCCAAGGAGTCGCTGGCCGGCACCGCCGGCTACGAGCGGGTCAACGGCGGCACCTTCCCCGCCCGGATCTGGACCTCGTACATGGGCGCCGCCCTGAACGGCGCCCCGGTCGCCCAGTTCGACCTGCAGCCCGGCCCCGGCAACACCGAGCCGCCCTCGCCCAGCGCCCAGGCCCCTGCCGCCCCCAAGGCCAAACCGAAGCCCAAGCCGAAGCCCAAGCCCAAGGCGCCCGCACCCGCCGTCAAGCGCCCGGCCGGCCGGCCCGCCGCCCCCGCTCCGGCCCCCGGCCTGCCGCCCGTCCCCCGCCCCACCGGACCGGCCCGCCCCTGA
- a CDS encoding PTS system N-acetylglucosamine-specific IIC component, protein MSTAGTAPAATPWWQSFYGGLQKMGRSLQLPVAVLPAAGILNRLGQDDVFGKDGLGWDNVAKVFAAAGGALLDSNLGLPLLFCIGVAIGMAKKSDGSTALAAVTGFLVYYNVLRAFPDREQCTGTITGNQCIDFSAHTSSAAVFQNPGVLGGILIGLMSAWLWMRYHRTKLVDWLGFFNGRRLVPMITAVGGLALACLALWVWPPIGRAMTDFSQWLADLGSGGAGIFGVANRALLLIGMHQLINTFVWFQFGEYHKPGTDEVVHGDIPRFLAGDPTAGQFTSGFFPIMMFALPAAAMAIAHSAKPHRRKEIYGLMTSVALTSFVTGVTEPVEYSFAYIAPVLFVLHALLTGASMAVTWAFGVHDGFSFSAGLIDYVINWGLATKPWLIIPIGLAFAVVYYALFRFVIVHFDLKTPGREDEDQVEDVTKA, encoded by the coding sequence ATGAGTACAGCAGGCACGGCGCCCGCAGCGACACCGTGGTGGCAGTCCTTTTACGGCGGGCTGCAGAAGATGGGCCGCAGCCTGCAGCTGCCGGTGGCGGTGCTGCCGGCGGCCGGGATCCTGAACCGGCTGGGCCAGGACGACGTGTTCGGCAAGGACGGCCTGGGCTGGGACAACGTGGCGAAGGTGTTCGCGGCGGCCGGCGGTGCGCTGCTGGACTCCAATCTGGGCCTGCCGCTGCTGTTCTGCATCGGTGTGGCGATCGGCATGGCGAAGAAGTCGGACGGTTCGACGGCGCTGGCGGCGGTGACCGGCTTCCTCGTCTACTACAACGTGCTGCGGGCCTTCCCGGACCGGGAGCAGTGCACGGGCACGATCACGGGCAATCAGTGCATCGACTTCTCGGCGCACACGTCGAGCGCGGCGGTGTTCCAGAACCCCGGGGTGCTGGGCGGCATCCTGATCGGGCTGATGTCGGCCTGGCTGTGGATGCGCTACCACCGGACGAAGCTGGTGGACTGGCTGGGCTTCTTCAACGGGCGCCGGCTGGTGCCGATGATCACCGCGGTGGGCGGGCTGGCGCTGGCCTGCCTGGCGCTGTGGGTGTGGCCGCCGATCGGCCGGGCGATGACCGACTTCTCGCAGTGGCTCGCCGACCTCGGCTCGGGCGGCGCGGGCATCTTCGGTGTGGCGAACCGGGCGCTGCTGCTGATCGGCATGCACCAGTTGATCAACACCTTCGTCTGGTTCCAGTTCGGCGAGTACCACAAGCCGGGAACGGACGAGGTGGTACACGGGGACATCCCGCGGTTCCTGGCGGGCGACCCGACGGCCGGCCAGTTCACCTCGGGCTTCTTCCCGATCATGATGTTCGCGCTGCCGGCGGCGGCGATGGCCATCGCGCACTCGGCGAAGCCGCACCGGCGCAAGGAGATCTACGGCCTGATGACCTCGGTCGCGCTGACCAGCTTCGTCACGGGGGTGACCGAGCCGGTCGAGTACTCCTTCGCCTACATCGCGCCGGTCCTGTTCGTGCTGCACGCCCTGCTGACCGGTGCCTCGATGGCGGTGACCTGGGCGTTCGGCGTACACGACGGCTTCAGCTTCTCGGCCGGGTTGATCGACTACGTCATCAACTGGGGGTTGGCGACGAAACCGTGGCTGATCATTCCGATCGGTCTGGCTTTCGCGGTGGTCTATTACGCGCTGTTCCGGTTCGTCATCGTGCATTTCGACCTGAAGACGCCCGGCAGGGAGGACGAGGACCAGGTCGAGGACGTGACGAAGGCCTGA
- a CDS encoding PTS system N-acetylglucosamine-specific IIC component (Glc family), whose protein sequence is MSTTAQAPAPAAAPAPSPIKKIGQSTLQGLQKIGRSLQLPIAVLPAAGLLLRLGQDDVFGKDGLGWDKVAAVFSTAGDAVFSNLPLLFAVGIAIGFAKKADGSTALAALVGFLVYKNVLTAFPITDGHIADGKWVQPTYQNPGVLGGIVIGLLSAVLWQKYHRTKLVDWLGFFNGRRLVPIIMAFVGTAVGVLFALVWGPVGDAIGSLNDSLIGAGAFGAGAFGLINRGLLPVGMHQFVNSYAWFQTGDFTKADGTVVHGDLTRYFAGDPTAGQFMSGFFPIMMFALPAAALAIAHAARPERRAAVMGMMMSLALTSFVTGVTEPIEFAFLFIAPVLFAIHAVLTAVSMAVTWALGVHAGFTFSAGLIDYGLGFSKATHPLLIIPIGLVFAALYYVLFRFAITKFNLKTPGREDDTEVEDVTKA, encoded by the coding sequence ATGAGTACGACTGCGCAGGCACCGGCGCCCGCCGCGGCACCGGCACCCTCCCCGATCAAGAAGATCGGCCAGAGCACGCTCCAGGGCCTGCAGAAGATCGGCCGCAGCCTCCAGCTGCCGATCGCCGTGCTGCCGGCCGCGGGCCTGCTGCTCCGTCTCGGCCAGGACGACGTCTTCGGCAAGGACGGCCTCGGCTGGGACAAGGTCGCCGCGGTGTTCAGCACGGCGGGCGACGCCGTGTTCAGCAACCTTCCGCTGCTCTTCGCGGTGGGCATCGCCATCGGCTTCGCCAAGAAGGCCGACGGCTCGACCGCCCTCGCCGCACTGGTCGGCTTCCTGGTGTACAAGAACGTGCTCACCGCGTTCCCGATCACCGACGGCCACATCGCCGACGGCAAGTGGGTCCAGCCCACCTACCAGAACCCGGGCGTGCTCGGCGGCATCGTGATCGGCCTGCTCAGCGCCGTGCTGTGGCAGAAGTACCACCGCACCAAGCTGGTCGACTGGCTGGGCTTCTTCAACGGCCGCCGGCTGGTGCCGATCATCATGGCCTTCGTCGGCACCGCCGTGGGCGTGCTCTTCGCCCTGGTCTGGGGCCCGGTCGGCGACGCGATCGGCAGCCTGAACGACTCCCTGATCGGCGCGGGCGCCTTCGGTGCGGGCGCGTTCGGCCTGATCAACCGCGGTCTGCTGCCGGTCGGCATGCACCAGTTCGTCAACTCCTACGCCTGGTTCCAGACCGGTGACTTCACCAAGGCCGACGGCACCGTCGTGCACGGCGACCTGACCCGCTACTTCGCCGGCGACCCGACGGCCGGCCAGTTCATGTCGGGCTTCTTCCCGATCATGATGTTCGCGCTGCCGGCCGCCGCCCTGGCGATCGCGCACGCCGCCCGCCCGGAGCGCCGCGCCGCGGTGATGGGCATGATGATGTCGCTGGCGCTGACCTCCTTCGTCACCGGTGTCACCGAGCCGATCGAGTTCGCCTTCCTCTTCATCGCCCCGGTCCTGTTCGCCATCCACGCGGTGCTGACCGCCGTCTCGATGGCCGTCACCTGGGCGCTCGGCGTGCACGCCGGCTTCACCTTCTCGGCCGGTCTGATCGACTACGGCCTGGGCTTCAGCAAGGCCACCCACCCGCTGCTGATCATCCCGATCGGCCTGGTCTTCGCCGCCCTGTACTACGTGCTCTTCCGCTTCGCGATCACCAAGTTCAACCTCAAGACCCCCGGTCGCGAGGACGACACCGAGGTCGAGGACGTCACCAAGGCCTGA
- a CDS encoding PTS system N-acetylglucosamine-specific IIB component (Glc family), whose protein sequence is MANKAEKIVAGLGGIDNIEEVEGCITRLRTEVVNPELVDEAALKAAGAHGVVKMGTAIQVVIGTDADPIAGEIEDMME, encoded by the coding sequence ATGGCCAACAAGGCAGAGAAGATCGTCGCCGGCCTCGGCGGAATCGACAACATCGAAGAGGTCGAAGGCTGCATCACCCGCCTGCGCACCGAGGTCGTCAACCCCGAGCTCGTCGACGAAGCCGCACTCAAGGCCGCCGGCGCCCACGGCGTCGTCAAGATGGGCACCGCCATCCAGGTCGTCATCGGCACCGACGCCGACCCCATCGCCGGCGAGATCGAAGACATGATGGAGTGA
- a CDS encoding ABC-2 type transport system permease protein: MVNAVVPERREGGGPAVYRAVAAGAFRRYATYRAATAAGTVTNTVFGFILAYTFLALWHARPGLGGYDTAQAVTYIWISQALLVTVAVWGGGFQDDVQERMRTGDIAVDLHRPVDFQGWWLATDLGRAAFHLLARGTLPTLAGALAFDLSLPRSPLVWAAFLLSVLLAVTVSFGLRFLVVLTGFWLHDSEGVRAVAVVVAMFFSGMLLPITLFPGRLGSLAAALPWAALIQIPADILVRHRTGTALATGLAFQLAWAAALFAAGRLALALAVRKVVVQGG; encoded by the coding sequence ATGGTCAACGCCGTGGTCCCCGAACGGCGGGAGGGAGGCGGCCCAGCGGTCTACCGCGCGGTCGCCGCCGGCGCCTTCCGGCGCTACGCCACCTACCGGGCCGCCACCGCCGCCGGCACCGTCACCAACACCGTCTTCGGCTTCATCCTCGCCTACACCTTCCTCGCCCTCTGGCACGCCCGACCCGGACTCGGCGGCTACGACACCGCCCAGGCCGTCACCTACATCTGGATCAGCCAGGCCCTGCTGGTCACCGTCGCCGTCTGGGGCGGCGGCTTCCAGGACGACGTGCAGGAACGCATGCGCACCGGCGACATCGCCGTGGACCTGCACCGCCCCGTCGACTTCCAGGGCTGGTGGCTCGCCACCGACCTCGGCCGCGCCGCCTTCCACCTGCTCGCCCGCGGCACCCTGCCCACCCTCGCCGGCGCCCTCGCCTTCGACCTGAGCCTGCCCCGCTCACCGCTGGTCTGGGCGGCCTTCCTGCTCTCCGTCCTGCTGGCCGTCACCGTCAGCTTCGGCCTGCGCTTCCTGGTCGTCCTCACCGGCTTCTGGCTGCACGACTCCGAGGGCGTCCGCGCCGTCGCCGTGGTCGTCGCCATGTTCTTCTCCGGGATGCTGCTGCCCATCACGCTCTTCCCCGGCCGGCTCGGCAGCCTCGCCGCCGCCCTGCCCTGGGCCGCACTCATCCAGATCCCCGCCGACATCCTGGTCCGGCACCGCACCGGCACCGCGCTCGCCACCGGACTCGCCTTCCAACTCGCCTGGGCCGCCGCACTCTTCGCCGCCGGACGGCTCGCCCTCGCGCTCGCCGTGCGCAAGGTGGTGGTGCAGGGTGGCTGA
- a CDS encoding peroxiredoxin Q/BCP — translation MSERLKAGDPAPAFTLPDADGNQVSLADHLGRKVIVYFYPAALTPGCTTQACDFTDNLEVFAGAGYDVIGISPDKPEKLGKFREKENLKVTLVADEDKSVLEAYGAYGEKKLYGKTVVGVIRSTVVVDEEGKVEHALYNVKATGHVAKLLRDLRVGA, via the coding sequence GTGAGCGAGCGCCTCAAGGCCGGCGACCCCGCCCCCGCCTTCACCCTGCCCGATGCCGACGGCAACCAGGTGTCCCTCGCCGACCACCTCGGCCGCAAGGTGATCGTGTACTTCTACCCGGCCGCCCTCACCCCCGGCTGCACCACCCAGGCCTGCGACTTCACGGACAACCTGGAGGTCTTCGCCGGCGCCGGCTACGACGTCATCGGCATCTCCCCGGACAAGCCGGAGAAGCTCGGCAAGTTCCGCGAGAAGGAGAACCTCAAGGTCACCCTGGTCGCCGACGAGGACAAGTCGGTGCTGGAGGCCTATGGCGCCTACGGTGAGAAGAAGCTGTACGGCAAGACCGTGGTCGGCGTCATCCGCTCCACCGTCGTGGTCGACGAGGAGGGCAAGGTCGAGCACGCCCTCTACAACGTCAAGGCCACCGGCCACGTCGCCAAGCTGCTGCGCGACCTGCGGGTCGGCGCCTGA
- a CDS encoding chitinase (glycosyl hydrolase family 18) gives MLNRTQTVQRPTAVGSRRVSGRRAAAAATAAAGLAGLLLATLGASPSQAAADNQSCRPDGMYTTPGVDVPYCDVYDTAGREKMGADHQRRIIGYFTGWRTGQDGTPAYLVNNIPWDKVTHLNYAFGHVGSDNKLSVGTDSATNAATGMTFPGVAGAEMDPSLPYKGHFNLLTKFKKQYPNVKTLISVGGWAETGGYFGDDGKRVSSGGFYSMTVNADGSVNQPGINTFADSAVDFIKKYGFNGVDVDYEYPTSMKDAGNPLDATLSNTKRGSLVKGYAALMKTLREKLDRAGATDGKYYMLSVAAPSSGYLLRGMETFQVTQYLDYVNIMSYDLHGAWNKYVGPNASLYDDGKDGELAAANVYGTSQYGGIGYLNTDWAYHYFRGAMPAGRINVGLPYYTRGFKNVTGGTNGLWGTASTSTCPAGSGLTACGDGAVGIDNLWHDLDDNGKEAPAGSNPMWHAKNLEKGIVPDYLSRYGLTDTALQGSYTRNYSSSLVAPWLWNDSKKVFLSTEDEESVAAKADYVVNQGAGGAMIWELAGDYRWDAAANGGKGEYVQGSTLTSLMYERFKAASAYGATRSTIALPQQTLPIDVSFTNFALGDSNYPINPKIHIVNNSTLTLPGGTEFQFDYANSAPGNAKDQSGFGLTVIRQDHTAANNVGGLKGVYNRVSVKLPSWQSLAPGASVDMDFVYYLPVSTPANWTVNVGGTLYGLTGDLTRGGTGSTASPSASASASSSASPSASASASPSSSPSSSPSSSPTTSASPTGGTCTAPSWNAATVYATAGTTVSWKGRTYSNKWWTQGEDPSTTGQWGVWNDLGPC, from the coding sequence GTGTTGAACCGAACCCAGACGGTGCAGCGTCCCACCGCCGTCGGCAGCCGCCGGGTCTCCGGCCGGCGGGCGGCGGCGGCCGCCACCGCGGCGGCGGGCCTGGCCGGCCTGCTGCTGGCGACGCTCGGTGCGTCGCCCTCGCAGGCGGCCGCCGACAACCAGTCCTGTCGCCCCGACGGCATGTACACCACGCCGGGCGTGGACGTCCCCTACTGCGACGTCTACGACACCGCGGGCCGCGAGAAGATGGGCGCCGACCACCAGCGCCGGATCATCGGCTACTTCACGGGCTGGCGCACCGGGCAGGACGGGACCCCCGCCTACCTGGTCAACAACATCCCGTGGGACAAGGTCACCCACCTCAACTACGCCTTCGGTCACGTCGGCAGCGACAACAAGCTGTCGGTGGGCACCGACTCGGCGACCAACGCGGCGACCGGGATGACCTTCCCCGGTGTGGCCGGCGCCGAGATGGACCCGAGCCTGCCGTACAAGGGCCATTTCAACCTGCTGACGAAGTTCAAGAAGCAGTACCCGAATGTGAAGACCCTGATCTCGGTGGGTGGTTGGGCCGAGACGGGCGGCTACTTCGGGGACGACGGCAAGCGCGTGTCCTCGGGCGGCTTCTACTCGATGACGGTCAACGCGGACGGTTCGGTCAACCAGCCCGGCATCAACACCTTCGCGGACTCGGCGGTCGACTTCATCAAGAAGTACGGCTTCAACGGCGTCGACGTCGACTACGAGTACCCGACCTCGATGAAGGACGCCGGCAACCCGCTGGACGCCACCCTCTCCAACACCAAGCGCGGTTCGCTGGTCAAGGGTTACGCGGCGCTGATGAAGACGTTGCGCGAGAAGCTCGACCGCGCGGGTGCGACGGACGGCAAGTACTACATGCTGTCGGTGGCGGCGCCGTCGTCCGGCTACCTGCTGCGCGGCATGGAGACCTTCCAGGTGACGCAGTACCTGGACTACGTCAACATCATGTCGTACGACCTGCACGGTGCCTGGAACAAGTACGTCGGCCCGAACGCCTCGCTGTACGACGACGGCAAGGACGGCGAGCTGGCCGCCGCGAACGTCTACGGCACCTCGCAGTACGGCGGCATCGGCTACCTCAACACCGACTGGGCGTACCACTACTTCCGCGGCGCGATGCCGGCCGGCCGGATCAACGTCGGTCTGCCGTACTACACCCGCGGCTTCAAGAACGTCACCGGCGGCACCAACGGCCTGTGGGGCACCGCCTCGACGTCGACCTGTCCGGCGGGCTCCGGTCTGACGGCGTGCGGTGACGGCGCGGTCGGCATCGACAACCTCTGGCACGACCTGGACGACAACGGCAAGGAGGCCCCTGCGGGCTCCAACCCGATGTGGCACGCCAAGAACCTGGAGAAGGGCATCGTCCCGGACTACCTCTCCAGGTACGGCCTGACGGACACCGCGCTGCAGGGCAGCTACACCCGCAACTACAGCTCCTCGCTGGTGGCGCCGTGGCTGTGGAACGACAGCAAGAAGGTGTTCCTGTCCACCGAGGACGAGGAGTCGGTGGCCGCGAAGGCCGACTACGTGGTCAACCAGGGTGCCGGCGGCGCGATGATCTGGGAGCTCGCGGGCGACTACCGTTGGGACGCCGCCGCCAACGGCGGCAAGGGCGAGTACGTGCAGGGCTCGACGCTGACCTCGCTGATGTACGAGAGGTTCAAGGCGGCCTCGGCGTACGGCGCGACCCGGTCGACGATCGCGCTACCGCAGCAGACCCTGCCGATCGACGTGTCGTTCACCAACTTCGCGCTGGGCGACTCGAACTACCCGATCAACCCGAAGATCCACATCGTCAACAACTCGACGCTGACCCTGCCGGGCGGCACCGAGTTCCAGTTCGACTACGCCAACTCGGCGCCGGGCAACGCCAAGGACCAGTCCGGCTTCGGCCTGACGGTGATCCGGCAGGACCACACGGCGGCGAACAACGTGGGCGGTCTGAAGGGCGTGTACAACCGCGTGTCGGTGAAGCTGCCGAGCTGGCAGTCGCTGGCCCCGGGCGCCTCGGTCGACATGGACTTCGTCTACTACCTGCCGGTCTCGACACCGGCCAACTGGACGGTCAACGTCGGCGGCACGCTGTACGGCCTGACCGGCGACCTGACCCGCGGCGGCACCGGTTCGACCGCCTCGCCGAGCGCCTCGGCCTCCGCGTCCTCGTCGGCCAGCCCGTCGGCCTCGGCGAGCGCCTCGCCGAGCAGTTCGCCCAGCAGCTCCCCGAGCAGCTCGCCGACCACCTCGGCCAGCCCGACCGGCGGCACCTGCACCGCGCCGAGCTGGAACGCGGCGACGGTGTACGCCACGGCCGGCACCACGGTGTCCTGGAAGGGCCGCACGTACAGCAACAAGTGGTGGACCCAGGGCGAGGACCCCTCCACCACCGGTCAGTGGGGGGTGTGGAACGACCTCGGTCCGTGCTGA
- a CDS encoding chaperonin GroES — protein MSKNDEQSARHEEPRHDRLGEKLPIRMLHDRVLVKVDAGEGERRSTGGILIPATAELSRRCAWAEAVAVGQSVRTVEPGDRVLYDPEDKLEVEVRGATYVLLRERDLHAVAAERLSGAEGSTGLYL, from the coding sequence GTGAGCAAGAACGACGAGCAGAGCGCGCGGCACGAGGAGCCCCGGCACGACAGGCTGGGCGAGAAGCTGCCGATCAGGATGTTGCACGACCGGGTGCTGGTGAAGGTCGACGCGGGGGAGGGCGAGCGCCGTTCCACCGGCGGCATCCTCATTCCGGCGACGGCCGAGCTGTCCCGGCGCTGCGCCTGGGCGGAGGCGGTCGCGGTCGGCCAGAGCGTGCGCACGGTGGAGCCGGGCGACCGGGTGCTGTACGACCCGGAGGACAAGCTGGAGGTCGAGGTCCGCGGCGCGACGTACGTGCTGCTGCGCGAGCGCGACCTGCACGCGGTGGCGGCCGAGCGGCTGTCCGGCGCGGAGGGGTCGACCGGCCTGTACCTGTGA
- a CDS encoding XTP/dITP diphosphohydrolase, with protein MTARRLVLATRNRHKVAELRDILGDAGLDVELVGADAYPEIPDVPETGITFAENALLKAHALARATGLPAVADDSGLCVDVLGGAPGILSARWSGKHGDDRANLDLLLAQLADIAEAHRGAHFACAAALALPDGTERVVEGRLLGTLRTEPAGDGGFGYDPILQPLGETRTCAELTPAEKNAISHRGQAFRALAPVVRELLG; from the coding sequence ATGACTGCACGACGCCTCGTCCTCGCCACCCGAAACCGCCACAAGGTCGCCGAACTCCGCGACATCCTCGGCGACGCCGGACTCGACGTCGAACTCGTCGGCGCCGACGCCTACCCCGAGATCCCCGACGTCCCCGAGACCGGCATCACCTTCGCCGAGAACGCCCTCCTCAAGGCCCACGCCCTCGCCCGCGCCACCGGACTGCCCGCCGTCGCCGACGACTCCGGCCTCTGCGTCGACGTCCTCGGCGGCGCCCCCGGCATCCTCTCCGCCCGCTGGTCCGGCAAGCACGGCGACGACCGCGCCAACCTCGACCTGCTGCTCGCCCAGCTCGCCGACATCGCCGAAGCCCACCGCGGCGCCCACTTCGCCTGCGCCGCCGCCCTCGCCCTCCCCGACGGCACCGAACGCGTCGTCGAAGGCCGCCTCCTCGGCACGCTGCGCACCGAACCCGCCGGCGACGGCGGCTTCGGCTACGACCCGATCCTGCAGCCCCTCGGCGAGACCCGGACCTGCGCCGAACTCACCCCCGCCGAGAAGAACGCCATCAGCCACCGCGGCCAGGCCTTCCGCGCCCTCGCCCCGGTCGTCCGCGAACTGCTCGGCTGA